Proteins from a genomic interval of Syngnathus typhle isolate RoL2023-S1 ecotype Sweden linkage group LG15, RoL_Styp_1.0, whole genome shotgun sequence:
- the fdxacb1 gene encoding ferredoxin-fold anticodon-binding domain-containing protein 1 isoform X1, translated as MSRSLSILLVGEGNFSFSAALCCFPSEMSVTATCLQPQEEALRQEGALNNMQIIKDSGGRVLFEVDSTKLGECASLQGHLFDRVVFNFPHCGRKSGVKKNRQLLQDFFLSCIQVLAEDGEVHVSLCNGQGGTPADQPRRERHNSWQVVAMAAEARLILSDVRPFESDKYQIYKCTGYRSQDKGFHLENAMLHVFTRSVPYSCPQVFKMEEFVEGEKIQYNIPSELSDYISRGFLTSDSVHPVKLVQDFLLERLQEKWSVSMMTETLPLLITAKQLHLGCPDIDHTLFYWIHTCQKELDCEACTSARESEGKGVDGIRSLCSPDVDLEGETAVYMLRPSLRPLMEVAKTSVETEMEKKDLKGIHLDHGVASSLVGVSGLVFQNVPVKHWALPVFHELLFTGVLHKKYEPVKVLEQTLGTLLAPYGVSLVTKQEGLHLVAQPMGLIGKVLTNNTSDVSVTVSLNLDLLAVLMFSFPDWRLLWSHDPRFSQQFAIRPTPGTPFATYSLYPEIFSFDISFWTEMAWEEKKFHGLVREASCGTVEHVKLIDQFSHPDLSQTSYCYRLVYHSHTHALSHTQAIQFHKRLESLLSSCLEVTIR; from the exons ATGTCTCGTTCACTGTCAATATTGCTGGTGGGAGAAGGGAACTTTTCATTTTCCGCTGCTTTGTGTTGCTTTCCATCGGAGATGAGCGTCACAGCCACTTGTCTGCAGCCGCAGGAGGAGGCACTGCGGCAGGAAGGTGCACTCAATAACATGCAGATCATCAAGGACTCCG GTGGAAGGGTGCTTTTCGAGGTAGACAGCACAAAGCTTGGAGAATGTGCATCCCTGCAAGGGCATCTATTTGACCGTGTCGTTTTTAACTTTCCACACTGCGGGAGAAAGAGCGGAGTTAAAAAGAACAGACAACTTCTCCAAGATTTCTTTCTCAG TTGCATTCAGGTGTTAGCCGAAGATGGGGAGGTTCACGTTTCCCTCTGTAACGGACAAGGCGGGACGCCGGCCGACCAGCCGAGGCGAGAGCGGCATAACAGCTGGCAGGTGGTCGCCATGGCTGCAGAAGCACGCCTCATCCTCAGTGATGTCCGCCCTTTCGAAAGTGACAAATACCAGATCTACAAATGCACCGGATACAG GAGTCAGGATAAAGGCTTCCATTTGGAGAATGCTATGCTCCATGTGTTTACTCGTAGCGTTCCCTACAGCTGTCCTCAGGTGTTTAAAATGGAGGAGTTTGTGGAAGGAGAAAAAATCCAGTACAACATACCGTCCGAACTCAGTGACTACATATCTCG GGGCTTCCTCACTTCAGATTCTGTCCATCCTGTCAAATTGGTGCAAGATTTTCTTCTGGAAAGGTTACAGGAAAAGTGGTCAGTCTCCATGATGACAGAGACCCTTCCCCTGCTCATCACAGCCAAACAGTTGCATTTAGGTTGCCCTGATATCGACCACACATTGTTCTACTGGATTCACACTTGTCAGAAAGAGCTGGATTGTGAGGCTTGTACATCCGCACGTGAGTCGGAGGGTAAGGGAGTGGATGGAATAAGGTCATTGTGCTCTCCTGATGTTGACCTTGAAGGGGAAACTGCTGTTTATATGTTACGGCCCTCGTTACGCCCCCTGATGGAAGTCGCTAAGACCAGTGTTGAgacagaaatggaaaaaaaagatcttaaAGGAATTCATTTGGATCACGGTGTGGCGAGCTCGCTGGTCGGTGTCAGCGGTCTGGTGTTCCAAAATGTTCCGGTCAAACACTGGGCTCTGCCTGTCTTCCACGAGCTGCTCTTTACTGGTGTTCTCCATAAAAAGTACGAGCCTGTAAAAGTTCTTGAGCAGACTTTGGGAACGCTGCTAGCGCCCTATGGTGTCTCCTTGGTGACCAAGCAGGAAGGTCTGCATCTGGTTGCACAGCCAATGGGTTTAATCGGTAAAGTACTCACAAATAACACCAGTGACGTCAGTGTGACCGTTTCTTTAAATCTGGACCTCCTCGCCGTGCTCATGTTCTCATTCCCGGACTGGAGGCTGCTCTGGTCACATGACCCGCGCTTCTCACAGCAGTTTGCCATAAGACCAACCCCTGGGACACCTTTCGCCACATATTCCCTGTACCCTGAGATCTTCAGCTTTGACATCAGCTTCTGGACAGAGATGGCGTGGGAGGAGAAGAAATTCCACGGGCTGGTCCGTGAGGCCTCCTGCGGGACTGTGGAGCATGTTAAACTCATTGATCAATTCTCACATCCGGATCTGAGCCAGACCAGCTACTGCTACAGGCTGGTTTACCACTCACATACACAtgcattgtcacacacacaagccATCCAATTCCACAAACGCTTGGAGTCATTGCTGTCCTCATGCTTGGAAGTTACAATTAGGTAG
- the fdxacb1 gene encoding ferredoxin-fold anticodon-binding domain-containing protein 1 isoform X2, producing the protein MGRFTFPSVTDKAGRRPTSRGESGITAGRWSPWLQKHASSSVMSALSKVTNTRSTNAPDTGKTQRSQDKGFHLENAMLHVFTRSVPYSCPQVFKMEEFVEGEKIQYNIPSELSDYISRGFLTSDSVHPVKLVQDFLLERLQEKWSVSMMTETLPLLITAKQLHLGCPDIDHTLFYWIHTCQKELDCEACTSARESEGKGVDGIRSLCSPDVDLEGETAVYMLRPSLRPLMEVAKTSVETEMEKKDLKGIHLDHGVASSLVGVSGLVFQNVPVKHWALPVFHELLFTGVLHKKYEPVKVLEQTLGTLLAPYGVSLVTKQEGLHLVAQPMGLIGKVLTNNTSDVSVTVSLNLDLLAVLMFSFPDWRLLWSHDPRFSQQFAIRPTPGTPFATYSLYPEIFSFDISFWTEMAWEEKKFHGLVREASCGTVEHVKLIDQFSHPDLSQTSYCYRLVYHSHTHALSHTQAIQFHKRLESLLSSCLEVTIR; encoded by the exons ATGGGGAGGTTCACGTTTCCCTCTGTAACGGACAAGGCGGGACGCCGGCCGACCAGCCGAGGCGAGAGCGGCATAACAGCTGGCAGGTGGTCGCCATGGCTGCAGAAGCACGCCTCATCCTCAGTGATGTCCGCCCTTTCGAAAGTGACAAATACCAGATCTACAAATGCACCGGATACAGGTAAGACACAAAG GAGTCAGGATAAAGGCTTCCATTTGGAGAATGCTATGCTCCATGTGTTTACTCGTAGCGTTCCCTACAGCTGTCCTCAGGTGTTTAAAATGGAGGAGTTTGTGGAAGGAGAAAAAATCCAGTACAACATACCGTCCGAACTCAGTGACTACATATCTCG GGGCTTCCTCACTTCAGATTCTGTCCATCCTGTCAAATTGGTGCAAGATTTTCTTCTGGAAAGGTTACAGGAAAAGTGGTCAGTCTCCATGATGACAGAGACCCTTCCCCTGCTCATCACAGCCAAACAGTTGCATTTAGGTTGCCCTGATATCGACCACACATTGTTCTACTGGATTCACACTTGTCAGAAAGAGCTGGATTGTGAGGCTTGTACATCCGCACGTGAGTCGGAGGGTAAGGGAGTGGATGGAATAAGGTCATTGTGCTCTCCTGATGTTGACCTTGAAGGGGAAACTGCTGTTTATATGTTACGGCCCTCGTTACGCCCCCTGATGGAAGTCGCTAAGACCAGTGTTGAgacagaaatggaaaaaaaagatcttaaAGGAATTCATTTGGATCACGGTGTGGCGAGCTCGCTGGTCGGTGTCAGCGGTCTGGTGTTCCAAAATGTTCCGGTCAAACACTGGGCTCTGCCTGTCTTCCACGAGCTGCTCTTTACTGGTGTTCTCCATAAAAAGTACGAGCCTGTAAAAGTTCTTGAGCAGACTTTGGGAACGCTGCTAGCGCCCTATGGTGTCTCCTTGGTGACCAAGCAGGAAGGTCTGCATCTGGTTGCACAGCCAATGGGTTTAATCGGTAAAGTACTCACAAATAACACCAGTGACGTCAGTGTGACCGTTTCTTTAAATCTGGACCTCCTCGCCGTGCTCATGTTCTCATTCCCGGACTGGAGGCTGCTCTGGTCACATGACCCGCGCTTCTCACAGCAGTTTGCCATAAGACCAACCCCTGGGACACCTTTCGCCACATATTCCCTGTACCCTGAGATCTTCAGCTTTGACATCAGCTTCTGGACAGAGATGGCGTGGGAGGAGAAGAAATTCCACGGGCTGGTCCGTGAGGCCTCCTGCGGGACTGTGGAGCATGTTAAACTCATTGATCAATTCTCACATCCGGATCTGAGCCAGACCAGCTACTGCTACAGGCTGGTTTACCACTCACATACACAtgcattgtcacacacacaagccATCCAATTCCACAAACGCTTGGAGTCATTGCTGTCCTCATGCTTGGAAGTTACAATTAGGTAG